The Primulina huaijiensis isolate GDHJ02 chromosome 17, ASM1229523v2, whole genome shotgun sequence genome window below encodes:
- the LOC140963400 gene encoding cation-dependent phenylpropanoid and flavonoid 8-O-methyltransferase 1-like: MEDKAKATTSLLDKGLLQTAELYQYILETSVYPLESEFLKELRAITSNHPRAYMATAPDAGQLMAMLLMLVNAKKTIEIGVFTGYSLLLTALTIPDDGKITAIDLDRSSYEIGLPVIEKAGVKHKINFIESEALPVLDKLLEDPDNHGTFDFAFVDADKANYANYHEKLLVLLKPSGIVIYDNTLWGGTVAMPEGSVPADRLATRNAALEFNKYLAADTRVQISQVALGDGITICRRL; this comes from the exons ATGGAGGATAAGGCAAAGGCTACAACGTCTCTCCTTGATAAAGGATTGCTGCAAACTGCTGAACTGTACCAG TATATACTGGAGACAAGTGTGTATCCACTTGAATCGGAATTTCTAAAGGAGCTTCGAGCCATCACTTCTAATCATCCTCG GGCATACATGGCTACGGCACCTGATGCAGGCCAACTTATGGCCATGCTCTTAATGTTAGTTAATGCGAAAAAGACGATTGAAATTGGAGTATTTACTGGATATTCCCTTCTCCTAACTGCCCTTACAATTCCTGATGATGGAAAG ATTACGGCCATAGACCTCGATCGGAGCAGTTACGAAATTGGGTTACCTGTTATTGAAAAGGCCGGGGTCAAGCACAAGATCAATTTTATTGAGTCCGAGGCTCTTCCGGTCCTTGATAAACTATTGGAAGAT CCTGATAACCATGGCACTTTCGACTTTGCTTTCGTCGACGCGGACAAAGCCAATTATGCGAATTACCACGAGAAATTACTAGTTCTTTTGAAACCCAGTGGTATTGTTATCTATGATAACACGCTCTGGGGAGGGACGGTTGCAATGCCTGAGGGCTCTGTTCCCGCGGACAGGTTGGCCACGAGGAATGCTGCCCTCGAGTTCAATAAATACCTTGCGGCTGATACTCGCGTGCAAATTTCTCAAGTTGCTCTTGGTGACGGAATTACTATTTGCCGGCGACTTTAG
- the LOC140962479 gene encoding probable phospholipase A2 homolog 1 has translation MPERYAVVRHRTCPAVAAFILVIIVFVEAVDERQVVCSKTCVAENCNTIGIRYGKYCGVGWTGCPGEKPCDDLDACCKIHDECVERKGLTNIKCHEKFKRCIKKVHKNGNAGFSKTCPYDTAVPTMVQGMDMAILFSQFGNSKIEL, from the exons ATGCCAGAGCGATACGCCGTTGTTCGGCACCGGACTTGCCCCGCCGTCGCCGCATTCATTCTAGTCATAATTGTTTTCGTAGAAGCCGTCGATGAACGTCAG GTTGTGTGCAGCAAAACCTGTGTGGCGGAGAACTGCAATA CGATTGGGATAAGGTACGGGAAGTACTGTGGTGTAggttggactggatgtccgggAGAGAAACCTTGCGATGACCTGGATGCTTGTTGCAAAATTCATGATGAATGTGTGGAGAGAAAAG GTTTGACCAATATCAAATGCCACGAGAAGTTTAAAAGGTGCATAAAAAAAGTACATAAAAATGGAAATGCTGGTTTCTCAAAGACCTGTCCTTATGATACAGCAGTGCCTACAATGGTACAGGGTATGGATATGGCAATTTTATTCAGCCAGTTTGGCAACTCAAAGATAGAACTTTGA
- the LOC140962355 gene encoding uncharacterized protein, with amino-acid sequence MKKSKFLQNSKDMLSRSFNPAKCKTSLRLAGSRLKLLRNRKEVQVKQMKREIAPLLESGQDRTARIRVEHVIREEKMMAAYDLLEIYCELIVSRLSIIESQKNIPIDLKEAIASLVFASPRCGDVPELLDIRKHFTAKYGKDFTTAAIELRPECGVGRMLVEKLSAVAPDGQTKMKILSAIAEEHNVNWDPKSFDEKDPVPPNDLLSGPSTFGKASTLYAEAPCAGDPDIQAPPPSSDNKIHSTTFNVSQQGPKTLVGTENISSAQNYGISLASQPETKPPGDKKTRLLQDEIYESSLDRKSWNMEFKDASAAAEAAAESAERASMAARAAAELSNRDRIMRQNSSSEAHVSRNEGRENYETSKLASKPFPEDSASKSFLEEGEPRREQINSNNEKTSGSFKGDSRGNTKEYVESTTSKSKASNDNDTKDHDVLAAGARSRKNSLKVSRGEMSMKKESFTYEAENTNDWSDKSENFSEEKIGKQSSINFSRSDSNISDDVNIFADSNDQKFDHVAGEDSFVDIGMKKQSIKYDSESTNDWTEKSKHFMEDQIVKLPSVNSSRAHSIISDVDKIFVNSKDQNFGHVVDEDPFVGSKGSIPGEASEISTHKTAAVVFDKSDSESDDGYDFGATYDERESVFHLPSKLSENSSVNSDSWTPISGSTKILQPNTQSRFSIGKNSSPDLSENLVTKDGLEMDSNTAVKFDYSDGPSSESDDGINTLGHTVKQDSRDISSTQNSSGRSVRSEIKDKGRESLGSPSREKRYSGFGRKQSSLLSDDESMSKEIFEDRNQGKSVSPAKLSFRKSSAGKKKEYSGFGKRQSSLLSDDELMSEEILEKSSKGKSNPSGKSTFRKSSSGKPASRSAESRIESIEYGDESNSDSGEGLNFGKLTGGFRHKGYNQPSYLKNRLGGQSLLKKETEDAATANVRSISPRAVESPRINKMFGHKKGTKIPVLSSDSDSSSEEEEYVQNSSGHRKGRVTPNAAEEVDKKSSLGASVSNYGSSNNDLDDDAPEESVTRKNHLRSGISRRTKAPSSSAKPKSFPNTR; translated from the exons ATGAAGAAATCAAAGTTTCTGCAGAATTCGAAGGATATGCTTTCCAGGAGCTTCAACCCGGCCAAATG CAAGACATCGCTGAGGCTAGCGGGATCAAGGCTGAAGCTTTTGAGGAACAGGAAAGAAGTTCAAGTGAAACAGATGAAAAGGGAAATAGCACCGTTGCTTGAGTCTGGTCAGGATCGGACAGCCCGAATTCGA GTCGAGCATGTCATCAGGGAAGAGAAGATGATGGCTGCATACGATCTCCTCGAGATTTACTGTGAACTTATTGTTTCACGTTTGTCCATAATTGAATCGCAAAA aAATATCCCGATTGACCTGAAAGAAGCAATTGCAAGTTTAGTTTTTGCATCACCGAGATGTGGAGATGTACCTGAACTTCTAGACATCAGGAAGCATTTTACAGCAAAATACGGGAAAGATTTCACAACTGCAGCTATAGAACTACGTCCAGAATGTGGTGTTGGCCGCATG TTAGTTGAGAAGTTATCGGCAGTGGCACCAGATGGACagaccaaaatgaaaattttaagtgCTATTGCAGAGGAGCATAATGTCAATTGGGATCCTAAATCATTTGATGAGAAAGATCCAGTACCACCAAATGACTTGCTG AGTGGACCAAGTACATTTGGGAAGGCGAGTACCCTGTATGCTGAAGCACCTTGCGCTGGAGATCCAGATATCCAAGCTCCCCCTCCCTCTAGCGACAACAAGATACATAGTACAACATTTAATGTCTCCCAGCAGGGTCCCAAAACTTTAGTGGGGACAGAAAACATCTCTTCTGCCCAAAATTATGGGATCAGCCTAGCGTCCCAACCTGAAACAAAGCCCCCCG GAGACAAGAAGACGCGATTGTTACAAGATGAAATCTATGAGTCCTCCTTGGATAGAAAAAGTTGGAATATGGAATTCAAAGATGCTAGTGCTGCAGCAGAGGCAGCTGCTGAATCTGCCGAACGAGCTAGTATGGCAGCTAGAGCTGCTGCAGAACTTTCTAACCGTGATAGAATTATGAGGCAAAATTCGTCTTCAGAGGCCCACGTTTCAAGAAATGAAGGCCGTGAAAACTATGAAACATCAAAATTGGCAAGTAAACCATTCCCTGAAGATTCTGCAAGCAAATCCTTTTTGGAAGAGGGTGAGCCACGGAGGGAGCAAATTAATAGTAATAATGAGAAGACTTCTGGTAGTTTCAAGGGGGACAGTCGTGGGAATACAAAGGAATATGTCGAATCAACTACTTCAAAATCTAAAGCTTCAAACGATAATGATACAAAAGATCATGATGTCCTAGCTGCAGGTGCACGTTCTCGAAAGAACTCTTTAAAGGTATCTAGAGGTGAAATGAGCATGAAGAAAGAGTCTTTCACATATGAAGCTGAGAACACTAATGATTGGTCAGACAAATCTGAGAATTTTAGTGAAGAAAAGATTGGTAAACAATCCAGCATCAACTTTTCTAGATCTGATTCTAACATTTCTGATGATGTGAATATTTTTGCGGACTCCAATGACCAAAAGTTTGATCATGTTGCTGGTGAGGATTCTTTTGTGGATATTGGTATGAAGAAACAGTCTATCAAGTATGATTCTGAGTCCACTAATGATTGGACAGAGAAATCCAAGCATTTTATGGAAGATCAGATTGTGAAATTGCCTAGTGTCAACTCTTCTCGTGCCCATTCTATCATTTCCGATGTTGATAAAATTTTTGTGAACTCCAAGGACCAAAATTTTGGGCATGTGGTTGATGAGGATCCTTTTGTGGGTAGCAAGGGAAGCATTCCTGGAGAAGCCTCCGAGATAAGCACCCACAAGACTGCTGCCGTAGTTTTTGACAAGTCTGATTCAGAGAGTGATGATGGGTATGATTTTGGTGCTACATATGATGAGCGAGAGTCTGTATTTCACTTGCCATCGAAATTATCTGAGAACTCCTCAGTAAATTCTGATTCGTGGACCCCTATATCTGGCTCAACCAAAATCTTGCAGCCCAACACTCAGTCACGGTTTTCGATTGGAAAGAACTCATCGCCTGATCTTTCTGAAAATTTAGTAACTAAAGATGGTTTAGAAATGGATAGTAATACGGCTGTGAAGTTTGACTATTCTGATGGACCGAGTTCTGAAAGTGATGATGGCATCAATACGTTGGGACATACAGTGAAGCAAGACTCGAGAGATATTTCGAGTACACAAAATAGTAGCGGTCGGTCTGTTAGATCAGAAATTAAAGATAAAGGCAGAGAATCACTTGGGTCACCATCTAGGGAAAAGCGGTATTCAGGATTTGGCAGAAAACAGTCATCACTTTTATCTGATGATGAATCGATGTCCAAGGAAATTTTCGAGGATAGAAACCAAGGAAAAAGTGTTTCTCCAGCAAAGTTAAGCTTTAGGAAATCCTCTGCTGGTAAGAAAAAGGAATATTCAGGATTTGGCAAAAGACAGTCGTCCCTGTTGTCTGATGATGAATTGATGTCTGAGGAAATTCTGGAGAAAAGTAGCAAAGGAAAAAGTAATCCTTCAGGAAAGTCAACTTTTCGGAAATCCTCTTCTGGCAAGCCTGCCTCGAGATCTGCTGAGTCTCGGATTGAATCCATTGAATATGGAGATGAATCTAATTCAGATAGTGGAGAGGGGCTAAATTTTGGAAAACTCACTGGTGGTTTTCGTCATAAAGGCTATAACCAGCCCTCTTATTTGAAGAATCGGTTGGGTGGGCAATCATTGTTGAAGAAAGAGACAGAGGATGCTGCCACCGCAAATGTAAGATCCATTTCTCCTCGTGCTGTTGAGAGTCCCCGGATAAACAAAATGTTTGGTCATAAAAAGGGGACAAAAATACCCGTTCTCTCCTCTGATTCAGATAGTAGTTCCGAGGAGGAAGAATATGTACAAAATAGTTCTGGTCACAGGAAAGGACGAGTTACTCCTAATGCTGCAGAAGAAGTTGATAAAAAATCGAGTTTAGGAGCTTCTGTCTCAAATTATGGTTCTTCTAACAATGATTTAGATGACGATGCTCCAGAGGAGTCCGTTACTAGAAAAAATCATCTGCGAAGTGGGATTTCTCGACGAACAAAAGCCCCTTCATCTAGTGCTAAACCAAAATCTTTTCCCAATACTCGGTAG
- the LOC140962271 gene encoding uncharacterized protein: protein MASKLQQVQAKVLQASQFVAKHGSTYHKQLLEQNKEYIVDPPTVEKCNELAKQLFYTRLASIPGRTESFWKELDYVKNMWKNRQELKVEDAGIAALFGLECFAWFCAGEIIGRGFTFTGYYP, encoded by the exons ATGGCATCCAAGTTGCAGCAAGTGCAAGCCAAGGTTTTACAAGCCTCACAATTTGTCGCCAAGCATGGATCTACCTACCACAAGCAATTGTTGGAGCAAAATAAAGAATACATTGTAGACCCGCCAACTGTGGAGAAATGCAATGAGTTGGCAAAACAGTTGTTCTACACTCGTCTTGCGAG CATTCCAGGTCGTACTGAGTCATTCTGGAAGGAACTGGATTATGTGAAGAATATGTGGAAGAACAGGCAGGAGCTGAAGGTAGAGGATGCAGGCATTGCGGCTTTGTTTGGGCTCGAGTGCTTTGCATGGTTCTGTGCTGGTGAGATCATCGGAAGGGGATTCACTTTTACTGGTTACTATCCCTGA
- the LOC140963038 gene encoding asparagine--tRNA ligase, cytoplasmic 1-like, producing the protein MSDASAPPPLDKLAIKDAGVREAEFSQRVLIHSILGRPDMGAGLAGQSVRIGGWVKTGREQGKGAFAFLEVNDGSCPGNLQVIVEADVYKLSDVVSTGTCIHVEGELHLPPDGVKQKIELKVKKVIDVGTVDAGKYPLPKTKLTLEFLRDVMHLRPRTNTISAVARIRNALAYATHTFFQNHGFLYVHTPIITTSDCEGAGEMFQVTTIICEAEKLEKELKENPPPSETDVKAAELDVNEKGEVITQLKSAKASKEKISAAVIDLTKSKEHLSKLNERLKLVERCRVSGGLPKKDGKIDYSEDFFARQAFLTVSGQLQVETYACALSSVYTFGPTFRAENSHTSRHLAEFWMVEPEIAFANIEDDMNCAEAYVRFLCQWLLDNCYDDMEFMTKFIDKTAIQRLEMVAKSKFHRITYTEAVAILEEAAKVRKFENKVEWGIDLASEHERYLTEEKFKAPVIVYNYPKAIKAFYMKVNEDNKTVAAMDVLVPKVGELVGGSQREENYEVLRDRILELDLPLEPYEWYLDLRRYGTVKHSGFGLGFERMILFATGMENIRDVIPFPRYPGRADL; encoded by the exons ATGTCAGACGCATCTGCGCCTCCGCCTTTGGATAAGCTCGCCATCAAAGATGCTGGCGTGCGGGAGGCTGAATTCTCTCAACGTGTGTTGATCCATTCAATCTTGGGTAGGCCCGATATGGGTGCGGGACTGGCGGGGCAGAGTGTCCGGATCGGGGGATGGGTGAAAACAGGTCGGGAGCAGGGGAAGGGCGCCTTTGCCTTCTTGGAGGTGAATGATGGTTCTTGCCCTGGAAATTTGCAGGTGATTGTGGAAGCCGACGTTTACAAGCTAAGCGACGTCGTTTCCACGGGAACCTGTATTCACGTGGAAGGCGAGCTCCATCTTCCGCCCGATGGTGTGAAGCAGAAGATCGAGCTTAAGGTGAAGAAGGTTATCGATGTGGGTACCGTAGATGCGGGGAAGTATCCGTTGCCAAAGACTAAATTGACGCTCGAATTTCTCAGGGATGTTATGCACCTTCGCCCCAGGACTAACACT ATTTCCGCAGTTGCCAGAATTCGCAATGCTCTGGCATATGCTACCCACACATTCTTTCAGAATCATGGTTTCCTTTATGTTCATACTCCTATCATTACAACCAGCGATTGTGAGGGTGCTGGGGAGATGTTTCAAGTTACAACAATAATCTGTGAAGCAGAAAAATTAGAGAAAGAGCTGAAAGAGAACCCTCCCCCTTCAGAAACTGATGTGAAAGCTGCTGAACTTGATGTCAACGAGAAAGGAGAAGTTATTACCCAACTAAAATCTGCTAAAGCAAGCAAGGAGAAAATTAGTGCTGCGGTCATTGATCTGACAAAGTCAAAAGAGCATCTCTCAAAGCTGAATGAAAGGTTAAAGCTTGTTGAGAGGTGTAGAGTTAGTGGTGGCCTTCCAAAGAAGGATGGGAAAATTGATTATTCAGAGGATTTTTTTGCCCGGCAAGCATTCTTGACTGTATCTGGACAACTGCAGGTTGAAACATATGCATGTGCCCTCAGTAGCGTGTATACTTTTGGGCCTACATTCAGAGCAGAAAACTCTCACACATCGAGACATCTCGCTGAATTTTGGATGGTGGAACCTGAAATAGCCTTTGCAAATATAGAG GACGATATGAACTGTGCAGAGGCATATGTAAGATTTCTTTGTCAGTGGTTGCTCGACAACTGCTATGATGATATGGAATTCATGACCAAGTTTATTGACAAGACTGCCATCCAACGGCTTGAAATGGTTGCGAAATCCAAGTTCCATAGAATAACTTACACAGAAGCAGTTGCCATTCTTGAGGAAGCTGCTAAAGTTAGGAAATTCGAGAATAAAGTAGAATGGGGTATTGATTTGGCATCTGAACATGAAAG ATACTTAACAGAAGAGAAATTCAAAGCACCTGTTATTGTCTATAACTACCCCAAAGCTATTAAAGCTTTCTATATGAAGGtcaatgaagacaataaaaCTGTTGCTGCAATGGATGTGCTAGTACCCAAG GTGGGAGAACTTGTTGGTGGAAGCCAAAGAGAAGAGAATTATGAAGTTCTCCGAGATAG GATATTGGAATTGGATCTGCCATTAGAGCCATATGAATGGTATCTTGATCTGCGGCGCTATGGTACAGTGAAGCACAGTGGGTTTGGCCTAGGTTTTGAAAGAATGATCCTTTTTGCTACTGGTATGGAAAACATTAGAGATGTcattccattcccaagataCCCTGGGAGAGCTGATCTTTGA
- the LOC140963431 gene encoding large ribosomal subunit protein eL31-like, translated as MVEKTKGRKDEVVTREYTINLHRRLHGCTFKKKAPKAIKEIRKFAQKAMGTTDVRVDVKLNKQIWSRGIRSVPRRVRVRIARKRNDDEDAKEELYSLVTVAEIPAEGLKGLGTKVVEEEE; from the exons ATGGTTGAGAAAACGAAGGGAAGGAAGGATGAAGTGGTGACGCGGGAGTATACCATTAACCTGCACAGGAGGCTACATGGCTG CACCTTTAAGAAAAAGGCTCCCAAGGCCATCAAAGAGATCAGAAAATTCGCGCAGAAAGCCATGGGTACCACAGATGTGAGAGTGGACGTGAAGCTTAACAAGCAAATTTGGAGTAGGGGTATTCGAAGTGTCCCAAGGAGGGTCAGAGTTCGAATTGCTCGCAAGAGAAATGATGATGAGGATGCCAAGGAAGAGCTGTACTCCCTCGTTACTGTTGCAGAAATCCCTGCTGAAGGATTGAAGGGCTTGGGTACCAAGGTTGTTGAAGAGGAAGAATAG
- the LOC140963569 gene encoding histone acetyltransferase type B catalytic subunit, protein MGTKHHSSSDPVSDQKKRRRVGFSKSDAGVEANECIKIYLVSSKEEVDSPDSFQIEPVDLNHFFETDGRIYGYQGLKISVWISSVSFHSYADISFDSSSDGGKGITDLKSSLQNIFAENLIEKKDDFLKTFSTECNYVKNIVSSAEVLRNNASNSCKGNSKCHPKEERGNVDVYRVGGTAVGPLYCRLVSLVLLLVDGSNPIDVTDPSWQIYVLVGKGQQDGCNTLLGFAAVYRFHRYPAGMRLRLGQILIVPPYQRKGYGRTLLKVLNNVAISENAYDLTVEEPVDSRQHVRTCIDVQRMLDFEPIHNSLDPLVSLLKHKNLSKNSQPIRCGPSQSIIESVRESLKINKRQFLQCWEILIYLSLNPIEKYMENYMTIVSNRVKADVIGKEPEGSGKRLIDIPTEFDQEMSFAMFKSEGGDGTMIEKDENQGNLDEQIKQLVDIRMKEIKLVAEKVSS, encoded by the exons ATGGGAACGAAGCACCACTCTTCCTCCGATCCAGTTTCCGACCAGAAGAAGCGGCGTCGCGTCGGTTTCTCCAAATCTG ATGCTGGAGTTGAAGCCAACGAGTGCATCAAGATTTATTTGG TGTCAAGCAAGGAGGAAGTAGATTCCCCAGACAGTTTCCAAATCGAGCCAGTTGACTTAAACCATTTCTTTGAGACAGATGGTAGAATATATGGTTACCAGGGTCTGAAG ATCAGTGTTTGGATTAGCAGCGTATCCTTTCATTCATATGCAGATATTTCTTTTGACAGCTCATCGGAT GGAGGCAAGGGAATAACAGATTTAAAGTCGTCTCTTCAG AATATATTTGCTGAGAACCTCATTGAGAAGAAAGATGACTTCCTTAAAACATTTTCAACTGAATGCAATTATGTAAA AAATATTGTCTCAAGTGCAGAAGTATTGCGAAACAATGCTTCTAATAGCTGCAAAGGTAACTCCAAGTGTCATCCGAAAGAAGAGCGTGGTAATGTTGAT GTTTACCGGGTTGGTGGTACTGCAGTGGGGCCTCTTTATTGCCGATTAGTGTCGCTCGTTCTTCTTCTTGTTGATG GTAGTAATCCTATTGATGTCACTGATCCAAGCTGGCAAATATATGTACTAGTTGGGAAGGGTCAACAAGATGGTTGCAACACGTTGCTTGGCTTTGCAGCTGTTTATCGTTTTCACCGATACCCTGCTGGCATGAGGCTACGTCTTGGTCAG ATATTAATCGTACCTCCCTACCAACGAAAGGGTTATGGTCGTACTCTTCTAAAAGTGCTCAACAATGTTGCAATATCAGAAAATGCTTATGACCTAACTGTTGAAGAACCAGTGGATTCCCGTCAACACGTGAGAACCTGCATCGATGTGCAGCGCATGCTTGATTTTGAGCCAATCCATAATTCACTTGATCCGCTTGTTTCATTGTTGAAGCACAAAAACTTGTCAAAGAACAGCCAGCCCATTCGATGTGGACCTTCACAGAGTATCATTGAATCTGTCAGAGAAAGTCTGAAAATTAACAAACGACAGTTTCTTCAGTGCTGGGAGATTCTCATCTACCTTAGCTTAAATCCCATAGAGAAGTACATGGAGAACTACATGACCATCGTTTCAAATCGTGTGAAAGCTGATGTGATTGGGAAAGAACCCGAAGGCTCAGGTAAGCGGTTAATTGATATCCCAACCGAGTTTGATCAGGAAATGTCCTTTGCTATGTTTAAATCGGAAGGTGGCGACGGGACGATGATCGAGAAGGATGAGAATCAGGGAAATTTAGATGAGCAAATAAAGCAACTAGTCGATATTAGGATGAAAGAGATCAAATTAGTTGCAGAGAAAGTGTCTTCTTGA
- the LOC140963544 gene encoding F-box/LRR-repeat protein At4g29420: MDDLPPPLLLEILSRLCDSADLARCRVASKTLNSLAPEIRSVNLQCSYLRYAKSRSPPTSVFMTPFKLVFNNLISDLKTVESVSIGVEKPLRLVSYDDVEDEEDDLFLTEANFVNSWLPKVCGHLKSVSISDFWVQSCWRRSDVLSRISAYCLNLVELEIKNAWLSVDFVIPMPNLTTLTLEFIRLDDENLEKVNECFPSVQVLNLIGVGGLKDPKIHLIKLKTLCWTLSNAPMSITIIAPNLVKLKLKCVKPHVLLIETPLLSDLHLSIEGAGSFKVKELADLRKLHLESTALRNLLVMFPFGRSVKSLTVASTKWGVPVGVTKSIVELLLCAFPNVGSLTLTAGVWSEFEMYPIRGGSESKTQMKDVKEITAYLTVNDVEVTLSTIFSILDNCSNISYMAMFIHRDVVSTVTSSLIWRCMAYSSKVNWKWGMWKDGTKDAWICDSI, from the exons ATGGACGACCTCCCTCCACCTCTCCTCCTCGAAATCCTAAGCAGGCTTTGCGATTCGGCCGATCTGGCTCGATGCCGGGTCGCCTCGAAGACCCTCAATTCTCTCGCGCCGGAGATCCGATCGGTGAATCTCCAGTGCTCCTACCTCCGCTACGCCAAGTCCCGATCTCCTCCGACCAGTGTTTTCATGACACCTTTTAAATTGGTGTTCAATAATTTGATTTCCGATTTGAAGACCGTGGAAAGCGTCTCGATCGGCGTCGAGAAGCCTCTGCGGCTTGTTTCGTACGACGATGTTGAAGACGAGGAGGATGATTTGTTTCTGACTGAAGCTAATTTTGTGAATTCTTGGCTGCCGAAAGTATGCGGGCATCTGAAATCGGTGTCGATATCAGATTTTTGGGTGCAATCCTGCTGGCGGCGATCGGACGTGCTCTCCCGCATTTCTGCTTATT GTCTTAACCTCGTTGAGTTAGAGATCAAGAATGCATGGCTCTCTGTAGATTTTGTAATTCCTATGCCAAATCTCACAACATTGACTCTCGAATTTATAAGATTGGATGATGAAAACTTGGAGAAGGTGAACGAATGTTTCCCTTCTGTGCAAGTTCTCAATTTAATTGGGGTTGGAGGACTTAAAGATCCCAAGATCCATCTCATAAAACTGAAAACACTTTGCTGGACATTGTCTAATGCTCCAATGTCTATTACGATAATTGCACCAAATCTTGTGAAACTCAAACTTAAATGCGTGAAGCCACATGTTCTTCTTATCGAGACTCCACTGTTATCAGACTTGCATCTTTCCATAGAGGGAGCTGGCAGTTTCAAAGTGAAAGAACTAGCTGATTTGAGAAAGCTTCATCTTGAATCTACCGCGCTGCGCAACCTACTTGTTATGTTTCCTTTTGGAAGAAGTGTTAAGAGTCTAACGGTTGCCTCGACAAAGTGGGGAGTGCCGGTTGGAGTTACCAAGTCCATTGTCGAGTTATTACTTTGTGCGTTTCCAAATGTGGGTTCTCTCACATTGACCGCTGGTGTTTGGTCCGAGTTCGAAATGTATCCTATCCGTGGAGGTTCAGAATCCAAAACTCAAATGAAAGATGTGAAAGAAATCACTGCATATTTAACAGTTAACGATGTCGAGGTTACATTGTCCACAATTTTCTCTATATTGGATAATTGCAGTAACATCTCTTACATGGCAATGTTTATTCATCGGGATGTTGTATCTACTGTCACCAGCAGCCTTATTTGGAGGTGTATGGCCTATTCCTCTAAAGTGAACTGGAAATGGGGAATGTGGAAGGACGGAACCAAAGATGCTTGGATATGTGATAGCATCTAG
- the LOC140962356 gene encoding uncharacterized protein, whose product MKNSINLENFERPTSPNVPYKPAKSNFWAPPEQPSSAKDGTLHESKMRLKSEALDDDASNDRKPVKTQRKKSEVLYSDEEDEKKSTRTNTSGTSRELESERKSSVKWENSELPTSTKLATKPAKSSVFSPPKQHKVASKPHSSVSGTSEQPNSSKATTLTKPEPRTSHKSYASEQPSSPQTKAETSVSNENPKTATLDDSNSNKGDGTQKASHVHPKLPDYDSFVQAFRKNRP is encoded by the coding sequence ATGAAGAACTCTATAAACTTGGAAAATTTTGAGCGACCAACCTCACCAAATGTGCCTTATAAGCCAGCTAAATCAAATTTCTGGGCACCTCCTGAGCAGCCCAGCTCAGCAAAAGATGGTACATTGCATGAGTCCAAAATGAGACTTAAGTCTGAAGCGCTTGACGATGATGCTAGCAATGACAGAAAACCTGTCAAAACACAACGTAAGAAGTCTGAAGTTCTTTATTCTGATGAAGAGGATGAAAAAAAGTCTACAAGAACCAACACTTCTGGGACATCACGAGAATTGGAATCTGAAAGGAAGAGCTCTGTGAAGTGGGAAAATTCCGAACTTCCCACCTCTACGAAATTAGCTACTAAGCCAGCTAAATCAAGTGTGTTCTCACCTCCTAAGCAGCACAAAGTGGCTTCTAAGCCTCATTCAAGTGTTTCGGGGACATCAGAGCAACCTAACTCTTCGAAAGCAACTACCTTGACAAAACCTGAGCCTAGAACCTCTCACAAGTCATATGCATCAGaacaaccatcaagtcctcagACGAAGGCAGAGACTTCAGTTAGCAATGAAAATCCCAAGACAGCAACTTTGGACGATTCTAATTCAAATAAAGGTGATGGTACTCAGAAAGCTAGCCATGTTCATCCAAAGCTCCCTGATTATGATAGCTTTGTACAAGCTTTTCGGAAGAATCGTCCTTGA